A DNA window from Linepithema humile isolate Giens D197 chromosome 6, Lhum_UNIL_v1.0, whole genome shotgun sequence contains the following coding sequences:
- the LOC105667517 gene encoding aurora kinase C-like, with product MDKENDKTNHQSTTQALKVSRFKYLHISETTLTDITRSKNVESTNNDEEETCEIMLTKNTDQDENNTAKKSTELMPPPKLLVVSKSAGITQDQQKSNTDNAKEVKDSKNEDTQKVSNAAASNPSKENQRQKTWVLTDFDIGRPLGKGKFGNVYLAREKRSKFVIAMKVLYRMQVEDARISHQVRREIEIQTHLRHPNILRMYGYFYDDQRIYLILEYAPKGELYKELNKQPNKRFDEERTANYVAQLADALKYCHSKNVIHRDIKPENLLLGANGELKIADFGWSVHAPSSRRDTLCGTLDYLPPEMISGKTHNHTVDFWSVGVLCYECLVGEPPFFAKTSDETYVNIKRLRFTFPSFISEDAKDLISKLIVIDPEKRLDMNGVLTHPWIVKHCKTDKP from the exons ATGGATAaggaaaatgataaaacaaaTCATCAGTCGACTACGCAAGCATTAAAAGTCAGCCGTTTTAAGTACTTGCACATTTCTGAAACGACTTTAACGGACATTACTCGATCAAAAAATGTGGAAAGTACGAATAACGATGAAGAAGAAACATGTGAGATTATGTTGACAAAAAATACTGACCAAGATGAAAATAACACTGCAAAAAAGTCTACAGAATTAATGCCACCGCCTAAATTGCTAGTAGTGTCCAAGTCAGCAGGTATTACTCAGGATCAGCAAAAATCTAATACTGATAATGCCAAAGAAGTAAAGGACAGCAAAAATGAGGACACCCAGAAAGTCTCTAATGCAGCTGCAAGTAATCCAAGTAAGGAAAATCAAAGACAGAAGACATGGGTATTGACAGATTTTGATATTGGCCGACCTCTGGGTAAGGGAAAATTTGGTAACGTGTACCTAGCTAGAGAAAAAAGATCGAAATTTGTGATAGCCATGAAAGTGCTTTATAGAATGCAAGTAGAAGATGCTAGGATTTCGCATCAAGTACGACGTGAGATAGAAATTCAAACTCATTTAAG acatCCAAACATTTTAAGAATGTATGGATATTTTTATGATGACCagcgaatttatttaatattagaatatgCACCGAAAGGAGAGCTTTATAAAGAACTAAATAAGCAACCCAATAAGCGGTTTGATGAAGAAAG AACAGCCAATTATGTAGCTCAATTAGCAGATGCGTTAAAATATTGCCATAGTAAGAATGTTATTCATCGTGACATTAAACCTGAAAATCTACTTCTTGGAGCAAATGGTGAATTAAAAATAGCTGATTTTGGATGGTCTGTGCATGCTCCTTCCTCTAGAAGAGATACTTTATGTGGTACTTTAGATTACTTGCCACCTGAAATGATATCTGGTAAAACGCATAATCACACAGTTGACTTTTGGAGTGTCGGAGTATTATGTTATGAATGTTTAGTTGGCGAGCCACCTTTCTTTGCTAAGACTAGTGATGAAACTTATGTAAACATAAAAAGATTGCGATTCACATTTCCAAGCTTTATTAGCGAAGAtgcaaaagatttaatttcaaag TTAATAGTTATTGATCCTGAAAAGAGATTGGATATGAACGGTGTTCTCACCCATCCTTGGATTGTGAAACATTGCAAAACAGATAAGCCATGA
- the smid gene encoding nuclear valosin-containing protein-like isoform X1 — translation MQKVGKLNSSIDIIPIQGSSSDYRSRYINKLRMDQRLFRDQSLIARVQTYMHENENKVYIDVNEMADALQKRYRDYRGKKRGTFRAMVRKAYDELTEIFSRKPTTRECAAYDDDDFEDVDVELDSQRTSIGDMLLHMYNKSSYTQNGNSSDKELIDISSDDDVSKMESKIEKNVKASEPVCNVNEDSLHTSATVISKAEIAISQSAISIPKPETSVTKPETSITKPETLAIKSELPVKSKNLVNEVIKQPLIESARKRQRDKENDSGQFSIAKKAKSIPVTEPKVTFSDVGGSDKILRTVCKLLAHIKHPEIFKQLGISPPRGFLLHGPPGCGKTLLAHAVAGELNIPLLKVAGPELVAGVSGESEARIRELVEQALSLAPCIIFIDEIDAVAPHRATAQREMERRIVAQLLSSLDELNFKENGDRVLVIGATNRPDSLDPALRRAGRFDREVCLGIPDREARARILAVHTEKVVLAPNVSLSTIASLTPGFVGADLVALIREAAMAAVDRIFEDLNRSRQEQKLPEISSEIDKKSNKETHTSKDSGNLINQNTSVPTTEVPTTTVQNDTAFLRDVSKTPVTLDNTEMDIIQEHSSDLSSLLGWLHSELSLSAKHLSTLCIEHSDFEIALRVVQPSAKREGFATVPDVTWDDVGSLQDVRQELQMAILAPIKHSEQFNALGLTAASGVLLCGPPGCGKTLLAKAIANEAGINFISVKGPELLNMYVGESEKAVRQCFLRARNSAPCVIFFDELDALCPKRTEGDHSATSRVVNQMLTEMDGVEDRQGVFLMAASNRPDIIDPAVLRPGRLDKILYVGFPTASDRVDILRALTKNATKPKLASDVNLEQVGYHDKCQGYTGADLAALIREAGMEALKEIIAGYGHSEISMRHIFRAFDKIQPSVREKDIKHYEKLSKLYSVKKSSEITPMETPIETPIDAPIVDVIMESMET, via the exons ATGCAAAAAGTGggtaaattaaattcatcGATCGATATCATTCCAATACAAGGATCAAGCAGCGATTACAGATCGAGATACATAAATAAGCTCAGAATGGATCAAAGATTGTTTCGAGATCAATCACTAATTGCACGCGTACAAACG TATATGCACGAAAACGAAAACAAAGTATATATTGATGTCAATGAAATGGCAGATGCATTGCAAAAACGATACAGAGATTATCGTGGTAAGAAGCGTGGTACGTTTCGTGCAATGGTACGTAAAGCTTATGACGAACTCACAGAGATATTCTCAAGGAAACCTACGACACGTGAATGTGCTGCATACGACGATGATGATTTTGAGGATGTTGATGTCGAA TTAGATTCACAACGTACTTCAATAGGTGATatgttattacatatgtataataagTCGTCATACACACAGAATGGAAATTCGAGCGATAAGGAATTGATAGATATCAGTAGCGACGATGATGTGTCAAAGATGGaatctaaaattgaaaagaatgtAAAAGCATCTGAGCCTGTGTGTAATGTTAATGAAGATTCTTTGCACACATCTGCAACAGTTATTTCAAAAGCAGAAATAGCTATCTCACAATCAGCAATATCTATTCCAAAGCCAGAAACATCCGTTACAAAGCCAGAAACATCGATTACAAAGCCAGAAACACTTGCGATAAAGTCAGAATTACCTGTAAAATCCAAAAac CTTGTGAACGAGGTCATAAAACAACCATTAATAGAATCTGCAAGAAAACGACAAAGGGACAAAGAAAATGACAGTGGACAGTTTTCAATTGCGAAAAAAGCAAAATCTATACCTGTCACAGAACCGAAAGTTACATTTTCCGATGTAGGTGGTAGTGACAAAATCTTGAGAACTGTCTGCAAGTTACTAGCCCATATAAAACATcctgaaatttttaaacagcTTGGTATATCTCCGCCAAGAGGATTTTTACTTCATGGGCCTCCCGGATGTGGAAAGACATTACTAGCACATGCAGTTGCAGGa gaaTTAAACATACCTCTACTAAAAGTAGCAGGGCCTGAGCTTGTGGCAGGAGTATCTGGTGAAAGTGAAGCTCGTATTAGAGAATTGGTTGAGCAAGCTTTAAGTCTTGCACCATGCATCATTTTCATAGATGAAATAGATGCTGTTGCACCACATAGAGCTACAGCTCAAAGAGAGATGGAAAGAAGAATTGTTGCACAATTATTGTCAAGCTTAGATG aattaaatttcaaagaaaatggAGACAGAGTACTGGTGATTGGTGCGACAAATCGACCTGATTCATTAGATCCTGCTTTAAGAAGAGCGGGACGTTTTGATCGTGAAGTATGCCTTGGCATACCAGACAGAGAGGCGAGGGCTAGAATCTTAGCAGTGCATACTGAAAAAGTTGTATTAGCTCCTAATGTTAGTTTGTCGACAATAGCTTCCCTCACTCCAGGTTTTGTAGGTGCAGATTTGGTTGCCTTAATTAGAGAAGCTGCCATGGCTGCTGTAGATAG aatatttgaGGATTTAAATAGATCAAGGCAGGAACAAAAATTACCCGAAATATCATCCGAAATCGATAAGAAATCTAACAAGGAAACTCATACTTCCAAAGATTcgggaaatttaattaatcaaaataccAGTGTTCCTACGACAGAAGTTCCTACTACTACGGTACAAAATGATACCGCGTTCCTAAGAGATGTATCCAAAACTCCTGTAACTTTGGATAATACTGAAATGGACATAATACAGGAACACTCATCGGATTTGTCAAGCTTATTGGGTTGGTTACACAGCGAGCTTTCCCTTTCCGCAAAACATCTATCAACCTTGTGTATTGAGCATAGTGATTTTGAGATTGCTTTACGCGTTGTTCAACCTTCAGCGAAAAGAGAAGGATTTGCAACAGTTCCTGATGTAACCTGGGACGATGTTGGCTCATTGCAAGATGTACGACAGGAACTGCAAATGGCGATTCTC gcTCCCATTAAGCACTCTGAACAATTTAATGCATTAGGTTTAACTGCTGCTAGTGGAGTATTGTTATGTGGTCCACCCGGATGTGGAAAAACTTTGCTTGCCAAAGCTATTGCTAATGAAGCTgggattaattttatttccgttAAAGGACCTGAACTTTTAAATATG TATGTTGGCGAAAGTGAGAAAGCAGTTCGTCAATGTTTCTTAAGAGCAAGAAATTCGGCACCGTGCGTCATATTCTTTGATGAATTAGATGCATTATGTCCTAAAAGAACAGAAGGTGATCATTCTGCAACATCACGTGTCGTTAATCAAATGCTTACAGAAATGGATGGTGTCGAGGATCGACAAGGTGTATTTCTTATGGCCGCTAGTAATCGCCCTGACATAATAGATCCAGCTGTTTTGAGACCAGGAAGACtcgacaaaattttatacgttGGTTTCCCAACAGCTTCAGATAGAGTCGATATTTTACGTGCATTAACAAAA aatgCAACAAAACCAAAACTTGCATCAGACGTTAATTTGGAGCAAGTGGGATATCACGACAAGTGTCAAGGTTATACTGGAGCAGATTTAGCAGCTTTGATAAGAGAAGCTGGTATGGAAGCGTTGAAGGAGATAATAGCCGGTTATGGACACTCAGAAATTTCTATGCGGCACATCTTTCGAGCATTCGATAAAATACAACCGTCTGTTCGCGAGAAG GATATTAAGCATTATGAAAAGTTGAGTAAGCTGTATTCAGTTAAGAAGAGTTCTGAGATTACACCAATGGAAACACCAATAGAAACACCAATAGATGCACCAATTGTTGATGTAATTATGGAATCAATGGAAACTTGA
- the smid gene encoding nuclear valosin-containing protein-like isoform X2, whose amino-acid sequence MQKVGKLNSSIDIIPIQGSSSDYRSRYINKLRMDQRLFRDQSLIARVQTYMHENENKVYIDVNEMADALQKRYRDYRGKKRGTFRAMVRKAYDELTEIFSRKPTTRECAAYDDDDFEDVDVENGNSSDKELIDISSDDDVSKMESKIEKNVKASEPVCNVNEDSLHTSATVISKAEIAISQSAISIPKPETSVTKPETSITKPETLAIKSELPVKSKNLVNEVIKQPLIESARKRQRDKENDSGQFSIAKKAKSIPVTEPKVTFSDVGGSDKILRTVCKLLAHIKHPEIFKQLGISPPRGFLLHGPPGCGKTLLAHAVAGELNIPLLKVAGPELVAGVSGESEARIRELVEQALSLAPCIIFIDEIDAVAPHRATAQREMERRIVAQLLSSLDELNFKENGDRVLVIGATNRPDSLDPALRRAGRFDREVCLGIPDREARARILAVHTEKVVLAPNVSLSTIASLTPGFVGADLVALIREAAMAAVDRIFEDLNRSRQEQKLPEISSEIDKKSNKETHTSKDSGNLINQNTSVPTTEVPTTTVQNDTAFLRDVSKTPVTLDNTEMDIIQEHSSDLSSLLGWLHSELSLSAKHLSTLCIEHSDFEIALRVVQPSAKREGFATVPDVTWDDVGSLQDVRQELQMAILAPIKHSEQFNALGLTAASGVLLCGPPGCGKTLLAKAIANEAGINFISVKGPELLNMYVGESEKAVRQCFLRARNSAPCVIFFDELDALCPKRTEGDHSATSRVVNQMLTEMDGVEDRQGVFLMAASNRPDIIDPAVLRPGRLDKILYVGFPTASDRVDILRALTKNATKPKLASDVNLEQVGYHDKCQGYTGADLAALIREAGMEALKEIIAGYGHSEISMRHIFRAFDKIQPSVREKDIKHYEKLSKLYSVKKSSEITPMETPIETPIDAPIVDVIMESMET is encoded by the exons ATGCAAAAAGTGggtaaattaaattcatcGATCGATATCATTCCAATACAAGGATCAAGCAGCGATTACAGATCGAGATACATAAATAAGCTCAGAATGGATCAAAGATTGTTTCGAGATCAATCACTAATTGCACGCGTACAAACG TATATGCACGAAAACGAAAACAAAGTATATATTGATGTCAATGAAATGGCAGATGCATTGCAAAAACGATACAGAGATTATCGTGGTAAGAAGCGTGGTACGTTTCGTGCAATGGTACGTAAAGCTTATGACGAACTCACAGAGATATTCTCAAGGAAACCTACGACACGTGAATGTGCTGCATACGACGATGATGATTTTGAGGATGTTGATGTCGAA AATGGAAATTCGAGCGATAAGGAATTGATAGATATCAGTAGCGACGATGATGTGTCAAAGATGGaatctaaaattgaaaagaatgtAAAAGCATCTGAGCCTGTGTGTAATGTTAATGAAGATTCTTTGCACACATCTGCAACAGTTATTTCAAAAGCAGAAATAGCTATCTCACAATCAGCAATATCTATTCCAAAGCCAGAAACATCCGTTACAAAGCCAGAAACATCGATTACAAAGCCAGAAACACTTGCGATAAAGTCAGAATTACCTGTAAAATCCAAAAac CTTGTGAACGAGGTCATAAAACAACCATTAATAGAATCTGCAAGAAAACGACAAAGGGACAAAGAAAATGACAGTGGACAGTTTTCAATTGCGAAAAAAGCAAAATCTATACCTGTCACAGAACCGAAAGTTACATTTTCCGATGTAGGTGGTAGTGACAAAATCTTGAGAACTGTCTGCAAGTTACTAGCCCATATAAAACATcctgaaatttttaaacagcTTGGTATATCTCCGCCAAGAGGATTTTTACTTCATGGGCCTCCCGGATGTGGAAAGACATTACTAGCACATGCAGTTGCAGGa gaaTTAAACATACCTCTACTAAAAGTAGCAGGGCCTGAGCTTGTGGCAGGAGTATCTGGTGAAAGTGAAGCTCGTATTAGAGAATTGGTTGAGCAAGCTTTAAGTCTTGCACCATGCATCATTTTCATAGATGAAATAGATGCTGTTGCACCACATAGAGCTACAGCTCAAAGAGAGATGGAAAGAAGAATTGTTGCACAATTATTGTCAAGCTTAGATG aattaaatttcaaagaaaatggAGACAGAGTACTGGTGATTGGTGCGACAAATCGACCTGATTCATTAGATCCTGCTTTAAGAAGAGCGGGACGTTTTGATCGTGAAGTATGCCTTGGCATACCAGACAGAGAGGCGAGGGCTAGAATCTTAGCAGTGCATACTGAAAAAGTTGTATTAGCTCCTAATGTTAGTTTGTCGACAATAGCTTCCCTCACTCCAGGTTTTGTAGGTGCAGATTTGGTTGCCTTAATTAGAGAAGCTGCCATGGCTGCTGTAGATAG aatatttgaGGATTTAAATAGATCAAGGCAGGAACAAAAATTACCCGAAATATCATCCGAAATCGATAAGAAATCTAACAAGGAAACTCATACTTCCAAAGATTcgggaaatttaattaatcaaaataccAGTGTTCCTACGACAGAAGTTCCTACTACTACGGTACAAAATGATACCGCGTTCCTAAGAGATGTATCCAAAACTCCTGTAACTTTGGATAATACTGAAATGGACATAATACAGGAACACTCATCGGATTTGTCAAGCTTATTGGGTTGGTTACACAGCGAGCTTTCCCTTTCCGCAAAACATCTATCAACCTTGTGTATTGAGCATAGTGATTTTGAGATTGCTTTACGCGTTGTTCAACCTTCAGCGAAAAGAGAAGGATTTGCAACAGTTCCTGATGTAACCTGGGACGATGTTGGCTCATTGCAAGATGTACGACAGGAACTGCAAATGGCGATTCTC gcTCCCATTAAGCACTCTGAACAATTTAATGCATTAGGTTTAACTGCTGCTAGTGGAGTATTGTTATGTGGTCCACCCGGATGTGGAAAAACTTTGCTTGCCAAAGCTATTGCTAATGAAGCTgggattaattttatttccgttAAAGGACCTGAACTTTTAAATATG TATGTTGGCGAAAGTGAGAAAGCAGTTCGTCAATGTTTCTTAAGAGCAAGAAATTCGGCACCGTGCGTCATATTCTTTGATGAATTAGATGCATTATGTCCTAAAAGAACAGAAGGTGATCATTCTGCAACATCACGTGTCGTTAATCAAATGCTTACAGAAATGGATGGTGTCGAGGATCGACAAGGTGTATTTCTTATGGCCGCTAGTAATCGCCCTGACATAATAGATCCAGCTGTTTTGAGACCAGGAAGACtcgacaaaattttatacgttGGTTTCCCAACAGCTTCAGATAGAGTCGATATTTTACGTGCATTAACAAAA aatgCAACAAAACCAAAACTTGCATCAGACGTTAATTTGGAGCAAGTGGGATATCACGACAAGTGTCAAGGTTATACTGGAGCAGATTTAGCAGCTTTGATAAGAGAAGCTGGTATGGAAGCGTTGAAGGAGATAATAGCCGGTTATGGACACTCAGAAATTTCTATGCGGCACATCTTTCGAGCATTCGATAAAATACAACCGTCTGTTCGCGAGAAG GATATTAAGCATTATGAAAAGTTGAGTAAGCTGTATTCAGTTAAGAAGAGTTCTGAGATTACACCAATGGAAACACCAATAGAAACACCAATAGATGCACCAATTGTTGATGTAATTATGGAATCAATGGAAACTTGA
- the LOC105679246 gene encoding uncharacterized protein has product MVTTPVAAMGVMFGIEPFHQVVVAAAAMAAYRLRCELKWKKGAWHTRLPEDVLLDPIFEMRQDRIPIIRASDKRFKVHIPRPKEWKRREKEGGNLGARVRGGDVWYTNGSKTDTGSGAGFFGNREGWKESISLDSYATVLQAEIVAILSCAQTVRSREEAGEHIRICTDSQAAIKALGAPTITSRLVQECRGVLDELAKEREVIVTWVPGHSGIQGNECADQLARAGSEITMVGPGPALGIPFCLGRGRIKEWLRREHLSHWRVESESKCRQARALLRDTLNRELAWSIRALSKRDARLAVQILTGHGTLNYHMYKLGRSDTSRCRACGDDEETSLHVLSDCPAHAGLRHKMLGSALLGPEQIRELPVRDLILFWRKTGLS; this is encoded by the coding sequence ATGGTTACAACACCAGTGGCGGCGATGGGCGTAATGTTCGGCATCGAGCCATTTCACCAGGTAGTGGTGGCTGCTGCAGCAATGGCGGCATACCGTCTGAGATGCGAACTAAAATGGAAGAAGGGAGCCTGGCATACGAGGCTGCCAGAAGACGTTCTGTTGGATCCGATATTCGAGATGCGACAGGACAGAATACCTATTATTCGGGCTTCTGATAAGCGCTTTAAAGTGCATATACCGAGGCCGAAGGAGTGGAAAAGGAGGGAAAAAGAAGGTGGAAACTTAGGGGCTCGAGTGCGTGGAGGGGATGTCTGGTATACGAACGGCTCCAAGACGGACACGGGCTCCGGAGCCGGCTTCTTTGGCAATCGAGAGGGATGGAAGGAGAGCATTTCTCTCGACAGTTATGCCACGGTATTGCAAGCGGAGATTGTGGCTATCCTAAGCTGTGCTCAGACAGTGCGGAGTAGGGAAGAAGCGGGAGAGCACATCAGGATTTGTACGGACAGCCAGGCGGCCATCAAAGCGCTGGGGGCTCCGACAATAACATCGCGGTTGGTTCAGGAGTGCAGAGGCGTTCTGGACGAATTggcgaaagaaagagaagtcATTGTTACCTGGGTGCCTGGTCACTCAGGCATCCAGGGTAATGAATGTGCGGACCAGCTGGCAAGAGCGGGTTCAGAAATAACGATGGTAGGACCGGGGCCGGCTCTGGGAATCCCCTTTTGTCTAGGAAGGGGGAGGATCAAAGAATGGCTGCGCAGAGAACATCTAAGCCACTGGAGAGTGGAATCTGAGTCCAAATGTAGACAGGCTAGAGCTCTGTTAAGAGATACTCTTAATAGGGAACTGGCTTGGAGCATAAGGGCTCTGAGTAAGAGAGATGCCAGGTTAGCGGTACAGATACTGACGGGTCATGGCACCTTAAACTACCACATGTACAAACTTGGGCGTAGCGATACATCCAGGTGCAGGGCATGTGGAGACGACGAGGAAACAAGCCTTCATGTACTCAGCGACTGTCCTGCACATGCAGGGCTGAGACACAAGATGCTGGGCTCAGCACTACTTGGGCCCGAGCAGATCAGGGAGCTGCCGGTGAGGGATCTAATTCTCTTTTGGAGGAAAACAGGTCTCTCATGA